CAACCGCCTGTCGATGGGCATCCAGGCGCTGGACGACGCCGCGCTGAAGTTCCTCGGCCGCCAGCACAGCGCGGCCGAGGCGACCGGCGCCATCGCGCTGGCCGCCCGCACCTTCCCGCGCTTCAGCTTCGACCTGATCTACGCCCGCCCCGGCCAGTCCGTCGCAGCGTGGGAGGCGGAGCTGACCCAAGCGCTGGACCACGCGGTCGGCCACCTGTCGGTCTACCAGCTGACCATCGAGGAGGGCACGGCCTTCTTCCCCCTGCACGCGCGGGGCGATCTGGTGCTGCCCGACGAGGATCTGGCCGGCGACCTCTACGAGGCGACGCAGAGCCTGCTCGATCGCGCCGGGCTGCCCGCCTATGAAATCTCCAACCACGCCCGCCCGGGCGAGGAGAGCCGTCACAACCTGACCTACTGGCGCTACGGCGATTACGTCGGCGTCGGCCCCGGCGCCCATGGACGGCTGACCCTGGACGGCGAGAAAGTCGCCACCCGCGCCCACCGCGCCCCGGAGATCTGGCTGGAGCGGGTGGAGCGCGACGGCCACGGCGCCGCCGCGCCCGAACCGGTCGCCCGCGAGTCCCGCGGCTCGGAACTGCTGATGATGGGGCTGCGCCTGCGCGAGGGGGTGGCCCGCGCCCGGCTGGTCGAGGAGACCGGCCGCGACCTCGACGGGCTGGTCGATCCCGCCGCGCTGGAGCGTCTGGTGGCCGGCGGTTTCCTGGAGATCGGCAAGGACACGTTGCGCGCCACCCACGAGGGGCGGCAACGGTTGAACGCCGTGCTGGGGGCTCTTCTGGCCTGACCGCGCCAATACCCGGAAACGTGGTGTGACAAAGGCGCCCAGTCCCCGGCGCGCGCCGCATTTTTATACGTCCGTTTATGTTTTTCCTGTGACTGTCGATCATTCTTGGAGTCCCGGCAAAGACAAAGGCAAACAACCGCCGCTTGCCGGGACGCGGGACAGGGCAGACAGTTTCAGGCAGACATCCCATGATCCTCACGAGGCTTTCCATTCGGGCCAAGCTGTGGGCGCTCGTCGTCGCGGCTTCGGTCGCATCCTTCGCCATCGCCGGCGCCGGCCTTTATCTCAATTACAGCCGTATGCACGCCGACCGGCTGGAAACGCTGCACAGCATCGTGGAAACCGGGGTCACCCTGGCCACCTCGCTGGAGGCGGACGCCGCCGCCGGCAAGATCACCCGCGAGGAGGCTCAGGCCCGCTTCAAGGCCGCGGTGGCCGGCATCCGCTACGCGGGCGGCAAGGAGTATCTCTTCGCCCACACCTTGGACGGCTACGGCTTCGCCCACGTCAACGCGAAGCTGATCGGCGCCGACGTCAAGCCGCTGAAGTCGGCCAACGGCGTCCACATGATCGTGGAGTTCATCCGCATGGTCCGCGCCACCGGCGACGGCCTGCTGGAGTACGACTGGCCGCGCACGGTCGGCGGCACCGACATGGCCGTGAAGCTGGGCTATGTCCGCGGCTTCGCGCCGTGGAACATCTTCATCGGCAGCGGCATCTTCATCGACGACATCCGGGCCGCCTTCCTGGAGCAGCTGTGGACTCTGGCCGCGGTCATCCTGGTCCTGGCGGTGCCGGCCATCGGCCTGATCGCCTGGGTCGGCACCGACATCAGCCGGGTGCTGCGCGGGCTGGGCGCCAAGATGCGCTCGCTGGCCGACGGCGACCTGTCCACCCGCTTCCCCGAGGCGGAGCGCGGCGACGAGATCGGCGCCATGGCCAAGGCCGTGCTGGTCTTCCAGAACAACGCCCGCGACAAGCAGCGGCTGGAGGCCGAGCAGGCCGCCTCGGCCCAGCGCGCCGGGGAGGAGAAGCGCCGCGCCATGCTGGCGCTGGCCGCCAGCTTCGAGCAGAGCATCGGCGCCGTCGTCCGCACCGTCTCCGACGCGGCGGCGACGATGGAGGAGCGCGCGGCCGAGATGAACCGCGCCGCCGCCCAGACCGACGAGCTGGCGACCTCGGTCGCCGCGGCGACGGAGCAGACCTCCGCCAACGTGCAGACCGTGGCCGCCGCGTCGGAGGAGCTGGCCGGCTCGATCCAGGAGATCAGCCGTCAGGTCGCCGAGTCGTCGCGCATCGCCGGCGAGGCGGTGACCCTCAGCGGCCGGGCCAACGGCAAGGTCGGCGGACTGGCCGAGGCGGTGCAGAAGATCGGCGCCGTGGTGCAGCTCATCAACGATATCGCCAGCCAGACCAACCTGCTGGCGCTGAACGCGACGATCGAGGCCGCCCGCGCCGGCGAGGCCGGCAAGGGCTTCGCCGTGGTGGCGAGCGAGGTGAAGGCGCTGGCCAACCAGACCGCCAAGGCCACCGAGGAGATCGCCGCCCAGGTCGCCAACATCCAGTCCGTGACCGGGGACGCGGTCGGTGAGATCCAGGGCGTGACCCAGGTCATCCTGCGGGTGAACGAGATCGCCACCTCCATCGCCTCGGCGGTCGAGGAGCAGGGGGCGGCGACCCGCGAGATCAGCCGCAACGTCCAGGAGGCGGCGGGCGGCACGCAGGAGGTGTCGGCCAACATCACCGGCGTCACCGGTGCCGCGACCCGGAGCGGCGCCACCGCCCGCGACGTTCTGGAGATGTCGCGCCAGCTCGGCCACCAGCTCGACACGCTGCACCGCGAGGTCGGGGGCTTCCTCCAGCAGCTCCGCGCGGCGTAAGGTGGGGTGAACGGACCGGGAAAGGGGTTGGGATGCGCATCAGTCTGGTGGTGGCCGCGGCGCGCAACGGCGTGATCGGCCGCGACGGCACCCTCCCCTGGTCCCTGCCCGGCGACCTGAAGCGCTTCCGGGAGCTGACGATGGGCAAGCCGGTCCTGATGGGCCGGCGCACCTGGGAGTCGCTGCCCCGCAAGCCCCTGCCCGGCCGCGACAATCTGGTGGTCAGCCGCAGCGTCCCGCCGGGCGAGCGGGACGGCGCGCGCTGGTTCGGCACCCTCGACGCGGCGCTGGACTGGTGCCGCGATCACGGAGTCCCGGAGGTCGCGGTGATCGGCGGCGCCGAGCTGTTCCGCGAAACCCTGCCGCTGGCCGACATCGTCCACCTGACCCGCGTCGAGCGGGATGTGGAGGGCGACACCGTCATGCCGCCGCTGGGGCCGGAGTGGGTGGAGACGGAGCGTGGCCCGCTGCTGACCGAGAACGGTCTGGATTACCGGTACCTGGACCTCGTGCGGCGCCCTGCCGGCGCCAAGGCGTGATGGGTCAGGCCAGGAGCGCCCGCACCCTCTCGGCGTCCTCCGGGCTCGCCGGGTTGTAGACGAGCATCGTCAGGTCCGGCCGCCCGTCCACGGCGAAGGCCGAATATTCCAGCTCCAGGGTGCCCAGCGTGGGATGGCGCAGGCGCTTGACGCCCTCGCCGAAATGGCTCACGTCGTTCGCGGTCCACAGGGCGGCGAATTCGGGACTCTGGCGCGACAGGTCCTCGACCAGCGCCCGCACCGGTTCGTCGGCACCGGCACGC
The window above is part of the Azospirillum sp. TSH58 genome. Proteins encoded here:
- the hemW gene encoding radical SAM family heme chaperone HemW, producing the protein MLQVTPDPGFGIYIHWPFCKAKCPYCDFNSHVRDRVEHDRWRAALVRELDHYADATPGRRVTSVFFGGGTPSLMEPATVGAVLERIAARWTVGSDLEVSLEANPTSVEADKFHAFRAAGVNRLSMGIQALDDAALKFLGRQHSAAEATGAIALAARTFPRFSFDLIYARPGQSVAAWEAELTQALDHAVGHLSVYQLTIEEGTAFFPLHARGDLVLPDEDLAGDLYEATQSLLDRAGLPAYEISNHARPGEESRHNLTYWRYGDYVGVGPGAHGRLTLDGEKVATRAHRAPEIWLERVERDGHGAAAPEPVARESRGSELLMMGLRLREGVARARLVEETGRDLDGLVDPAALERLVAGGFLEIGKDTLRATHEGRQRLNAVLGALLA
- a CDS encoding dihydrofolate reductase; translation: MRISLVVAAARNGVIGRDGTLPWSLPGDLKRFRELTMGKPVLMGRRTWESLPRKPLPGRDNLVVSRSVPPGERDGARWFGTLDAALDWCRDHGVPEVAVIGGAELFRETLPLADIVHLTRVERDVEGDTVMPPLGPEWVETERGPLLTENGLDYRYLDLVRRPAGAKA
- a CDS encoding methyl-accepting chemotaxis protein; its protein translation is MILTRLSIRAKLWALVVAASVASFAIAGAGLYLNYSRMHADRLETLHSIVETGVTLATSLEADAAAGKITREEAQARFKAAVAGIRYAGGKEYLFAHTLDGYGFAHVNAKLIGADVKPLKSANGVHMIVEFIRMVRATGDGLLEYDWPRTVGGTDMAVKLGYVRGFAPWNIFIGSGIFIDDIRAAFLEQLWTLAAVILVLAVPAIGLIAWVGTDISRVLRGLGAKMRSLADGDLSTRFPEAERGDEIGAMAKAVLVFQNNARDKQRLEAEQAASAQRAGEEKRRAMLALAASFEQSIGAVVRTVSDAAATMEERAAEMNRAAAQTDELATSVAAATEQTSANVQTVAAASEELAGSIQEISRQVAESSRIAGEAVTLSGRANGKVGGLAEAVQKIGAVVQLINDIASQTNLLALNATIEAARAGEAGKGFAVVASEVKALANQTAKATEEIAAQVANIQSVTGDAVGEIQGVTQVILRVNEIATSIASAVEEQGAATREISRNVQEAAGGTQEVSANITGVTGAATRSGATARDVLEMSRQLGHQLDTLHREVGGFLQQLRAA